One window of the Chanos chanos chromosome 11, fChaCha1.1, whole genome shotgun sequence genome contains the following:
- the chrna6 gene encoding neuronal acetylcholine receptor subunit alpha-6: MNSAGKVTLFFLLVALITQDSFSSKGEDRLFRRLFRRYNQFIRPVENVSDPVTVEFEVSISQLVKVDEVNQIMETNLWLRHIWNDYKLKWSPAEFDGIEYIRVPSNKIWRPDIVLYNNAVGDFLVEDKTKALLKYDGTITWVPPAIFKSSCPMDITYFPFDYQNCSMKFGSWTYDKAKIDLVLIGSKVNLKDFWESGEWEIIDAPGYKHDIKYNCCEEIYPDITYSFYIRRLPLFYTINLIIPCLLISFLTVLVFYLPSDCGEKVTLCISVLLSLTVFLLVITETIPSTSLVIPLIGEYLLFTMIFVTLSIVITVFVLNVHYRTPMTHTMPSWVRTVFLQALPRIMLMRRPLDLTEGGKGGPESGGSSSSSGGRGGGGGGGGEGKKRKNSGSQQGAMNCLEFGEGKATPEGKKGCPCHPLKEPAEVDCGKVSRQMSPQAINTVVAFSVVSPEIKQAIESVKYIAENMRSRNKAKEVEDDWKYVAMVIDRIFLWVFVLVCVLGTMGLFLQPLIGFLS; the protein is encoded by the exons ATGAATTCTGCGGGAAAAGTcactttgtttttccttttggttGCTCTGATAACACAAG attcTTTCTCCTCTAAAGGAGAGGACAGGCTCTTTCGTCGTTTGTTCAGAAGGTACAATCAGTTCATTCGTCCGGTGGAGAATGTGTCTGATCCAGTCACTGTGGAGTTTGAGGTCTCCATCTCTCAGTTGGTCAAAGTG GATGAAGTTAATCAGATCATGGAGACTAACTTGTGGTTGAGACAT ATTTGGAACGACTACAAACTGAAATGGTCACCGGCTGAGTTCGACGGGATAGAATACATTCGAGTTCCGTCTAATAAAATTTGGCGGCCTGACATCGTGCTTTATAACAA TGCCGTGGGCGATTTTTTGGTAGAAGACAAGACCAAAGCTTTGCTGAAGTACGACGGAACCATCACTTGGGTTCCTCCGGCGATCTTCAAAAGTTCCTGCCCGATGGACATCACCTACTTCCCCTTCGACTACCAGAACTGCTCCATGAAGTTCGGCTCGTGGACCTACGACAAGGCGAAGATCGACCTGGTCCTCATCGGCTCCAAGGTCAACCTCAAGGACTTCTGGGAAAGCGGTGAGTGGGAGATCATCGACGCCCCGGGCTACAAGCACGACATCAAATACAACTGTTGCGAGGAGATCTACCCCGACATCACTTACTCCTTCTACATTCGCCGCCTCCCTCTTTTCTACACCATTAACCTCATCATACCCTGCTTGCTCATCTCCTTCCTGACCGTGCTGGTTTTTTACCTTCCGTCCGACTGCGGCGAGAAAGTCACGCTCTGTATTTCCGTGCTTCTCTCCCTCACCGTGTTCCTGCTGGTCATCACCGAAACCATTCCCTCCACGTCCCTGGTCATTCCTCTCATCGGCGAGTACCTGCTCTTCACCATGATCTTCGTCACCCTCTCCATCGTCATCACCGTCTTCGTGTTGAACGTTCATTACCGCACCCCGATGACGCACACCATGCCCAGCTGGGTACGGACCGTCTTCCTCCAAGCCCTGCCCCGGATTATGCTCATGCGACGACCCCTGGACTTGACGGAAGGAGGGAAGGGCGGCCCGGAGAGCGGGGGATCTTCTTCGTCCagcggaggaagaggaggaggaggaggaggaggaggagaggggaagaagagaaagaacagcGGGTCGCAGCAGGGCGCGATGAACTGCCTGGAGTTCGGGGAGGGCAAAGCGACGCCGGAGGGTAAGAAGGGATGCCCCTGCCACCCGCTGAAGGAGCCGGCCGAGGTGGATTGCGGGAAAGTGAGTCGTCAGATGAGTCCACAGGCCATAAACACGGTGGTGGCGTTTTCGGTGGTGTCGCCGGAGATCAAACAGGCCATCGAAAGTGTTAAATACATCGCCGAAAACATGAGAAGCCGCAACAAAGCaaaagag